The Sphingobium sp. BYY-5 genome includes a window with the following:
- a CDS encoding Lrp/AsnC family transcriptional regulator, which translates to MSLDRIDRKILSALQDDNKITNLELAERVGISPPACLRRVKTLRNQKIIEGDISLINPKALGKQITVVIEIVVARAGTNVVDKVKRKMLTTPEVSQCYLVTGDTDFIVIAQLKDMEAYEAFLERTFYNDPIIETMTSLVVVNRVKFNPKLDIPIDD; encoded by the coding sequence ATGTCGCTCGACCGAATTGATCGAAAGATCCTGTCCGCCCTTCAGGATGACAACAAGATCACTAATTTAGAGCTCGCAGAGCGGGTCGGGATCTCGCCGCCGGCTTGCCTTCGCCGCGTCAAAACGCTGCGTAATCAGAAAATCATCGAGGGTGATATCTCGCTCATCAATCCTAAGGCGCTTGGCAAGCAGATCACGGTCGTGATCGAAATCGTGGTTGCGCGCGCTGGCACCAACGTCGTTGACAAAGTCAAGCGCAAGATGCTGACGACGCCGGAAGTTTCGCAATGCTATCTAGTGACAGGAGACACCGACTTCATCGTGATCGCGCAGCTCAAGGATATGGAAGCTTACGAAGCGTTTCTGGAGCGGACATTTTACAACGATCCAATCATCGAGACGATGACCAGCCTCGTTGTCGTCAATCGTGTCAAGTTCAACCCGAAGCTTGATATCCCGATCGACGACTGA
- a CDS encoding amino acid racemase encodes MKHVGILAHSAEGSALCYLTACHEGIRRLGPHQHPDITLAVIAMGKSMAAWERFDLPSIRATLTQTLKRLDAAGCDFFICPDNTAHLALEAGNTSLPLPGLHIAEVVADYALSRKFRSLGVLGTKWTMDGSIYRDAFDRRGLKFHIPGEADRELINATIFEELCGGIFREETKADYQRIIRDLARAGCDAVVLGCTEIPLLITPEASPLPVLDSTRLLAQAAVDVALGARAQPSWRGGRIRSVDVTA; translated from the coding sequence ATGAAGCACGTCGGCATTCTGGCGCACAGCGCCGAAGGATCTGCACTCTGCTACCTGACTGCCTGTCATGAGGGCATCCGTCGGCTGGGGCCGCATCAGCATCCGGACATCACGTTGGCCGTGATCGCCATGGGCAAAAGTATGGCCGCCTGGGAGCGGTTCGATCTTCCGTCCATTCGTGCGACTCTGACGCAGACATTAAAGCGTCTGGATGCGGCGGGTTGCGATTTCTTTATCTGCCCGGACAACACCGCGCATCTTGCTCTTGAGGCGGGAAACACCTCATTGCCGCTGCCGGGGCTGCATATTGCAGAGGTCGTAGCGGATTACGCGCTTTCACGGAAGTTCAGATCGCTTGGTGTGCTTGGCACAAAATGGACGATGGACGGCTCGATATACCGTGATGCGTTCGATCGACGCGGGCTCAAATTTCACATCCCGGGCGAGGCGGATCGTGAACTCATAAACGCCACGATTTTCGAAGAATTGTGCGGTGGGATATTTCGTGAAGAAACTAAGGCCGACTATCAGCGCATCATTCGAGACCTTGCCCGCGCGGGGTGCGACGCGGTTGTACTTGGTTGCACTGAGATACCGCTGCTGATCACGCCGGAAGCCTCACCGCTACCGGTCCTCGACTCGACGCGCCTGCTGGCGCAGGCGGCTGTGGACGTCGCGCTAGGTGCGCGGGCGCAACCGTCATGGCGGGGAGGGAGGATCCGCAGCGTCGATGTAACGGCGTAA
- a CDS encoding Rrf2 family transcriptional regulator encodes MRGGYQLARASSEISLLDIVQAIEGTEPLFRCTEIRRRDPCLTPREACRTACPIARAFFGRRDSLVRGAGARAHRRDECGCGNGSIWRGAAWAVSGVDDRRRTMTYSSEESARRSSIVLMAARSSSMHPPIRRISMTILRRRKLRL; translated from the coding sequence GTGAGGGGCGGCTACCAGCTTGCCCGTGCGTCTTCCGAAATCTCACTGCTCGACATCGTGCAGGCCATTGAGGGTACGGAACCCTTGTTTCGCTGTACGGAAATCCGCAGGCGTGATCCGTGCCTGACGCCACGGGAGGCCTGTCGAACGGCATGTCCGATAGCGCGCGCCTTTTTTGGCCGCCGAGACAGCCTGGTGAGAGGTGCTGGCGCGCGTGCCCATCGCCGAGATGAATGCGGCTGCGGCAATGGAAGCATTTGGCGAGGCGCGGCTTGGGCAGTTTCAGGCGTGGATGACCGACGCCGCACGATGACCTATTCGTCTGAAGAAAGCGCCCGTAGATCGTCAATCGTCTTGATGGCGGCACGAAGCTCATCAATGCATCCTCCAATCCGAAGAATAAGCATGACGATACTCCGCCGCCGAAAGCTGAGATTGTGA
- a CDS encoding FAD-binding oxidoreductase, translated as MTHHAIIVGGGIVGLACAIRLQERGISTLLIERDSPLRGASWGNAGHVAVEQVNPLASMETVRSFPRRLFWRGGALALPLRDVARWLPFSLRLLAAARPTRFAAGQTALKTLLAEAMPAWRRIDALCEGPKRLIEDGHFIVWENEARARAGRAAWLGADCGTARFRDATPDELAMLARFIPRPIAGAIYCEGSGHIADPTRLEEDLRAAFLAVGGMAMQGYVEALPFADGRVAVQLTDGRRFDADHVVIATGAASDGLLRPLGHHVPLIAERGYHVQAPVSQADWPVETPPIVFEDRSMIVTRFEKDLRAASIVEFSSLRSPPDPRKWRRLRRHVAALGLPIGRDAARWIGARPTLPDYLPAIGRSDRATNLLYAFGHQHLGLTLGPISGEIIAALVTGAAPPVDPTPFSLRRFEG; from the coding sequence TTGACTCATCATGCCATCATCGTTGGCGGCGGCATTGTCGGCCTCGCTTGCGCCATCCGCTTGCAAGAGCGAGGAATTTCGACCCTCCTGATCGAGCGGGACAGTCCGTTACGCGGCGCTTCCTGGGGTAATGCCGGCCATGTGGCCGTGGAGCAGGTCAATCCGCTCGCCTCGATGGAGACGGTGCGCAGTTTCCCTCGCCGGCTATTCTGGCGTGGCGGCGCGTTGGCCTTGCCCTTGCGCGATGTGGCCCGATGGCTGCCTTTCTCCCTGCGCCTCCTTGCGGCGGCGCGGCCGACCCGGTTTGCGGCGGGCCAGACGGCGCTGAAGACGCTGTTGGCGGAAGCCATGCCCGCGTGGCGGCGGATCGATGCGCTGTGCGAGGGGCCAAAGCGTCTGATCGAGGACGGGCATTTCATCGTTTGGGAAAATGAGGCCCGCGCCCGCGCCGGACGTGCCGCCTGGTTGGGCGCGGACTGTGGCACCGCCCGTTTCCGCGACGCCACGCCCGATGAGCTGGCGATGCTGGCGCGGTTCATCCCACGCCCCATCGCCGGAGCCATATATTGCGAGGGCAGTGGCCATATCGCCGACCCGACCCGGTTGGAGGAGGATCTGCGCGCCGCTTTCCTCGCGGTGGGCGGCATGGCGATGCAGGGGTATGTGGAGGCGTTGCCATTCGCGGATGGGCGCGTTGCCGTGCAACTGACCGATGGTCGCCGGTTCGATGCCGATCATGTCGTCATTGCTACAGGCGCAGCGTCGGACGGTCTGCTCCGCCCGCTGGGCCACCATGTTCCGCTCATCGCCGAACGCGGCTATCATGTTCAGGCGCCGGTCTCGCAGGCCGACTGGCCGGTTGAAACGCCGCCGATCGTGTTCGAGGATCGCTCCATGATCGTGACGCGGTTCGAAAAGGATCTGCGGGCAGCAAGCATCGTTGAATTTTCCAGCCTGCGATCGCCGCCCGATCCGCGCAAATGGCGTCGGCTCCGCCGCCATGTCGCGGCGCTGGGCCTGCCGATCGGCCGGGATGCCGCACGCTGGATCGGCGCGCGCCCGACCCTGCCCGACTATCTGCCCGCCATCGGCCGGAGTGACCGGGCGACGAACCTGCTCTATGCCTTCGGGCACCAGCATCTGGGGCTGACCTTGGGACCAATCAGCGGGGAAATCATCGCGGCGCTTGTCACGGGCGCCGCCCCGCCAGTCGATCCCACCCCCTTTTCGCTCCGTCGTTTCGAAGGATGA
- a CDS encoding Xaa-Pro peptidase family protein, protein MTQQIGGSDAATELAALKRWSDPAPAITPIEYRARMDKARALMAEEGLDALLIDAGASLAYYAGVPWGASERLVAMLLPVAGEPILICPRFERGSLEADLKIAAADLRLWEEDESPAALVADALRTLGVARLGIDPAMAFLFVERIRQVAPDVTLVAASGVIDGCRRCKTPAELALMQQAKSMTLEVHRRTARILRAGITATEVKRFIEAAHRALGASGNSFCIVQFGRSTAYPHGLPGESVLAEGDMVLIDTGCTIGGYHSDITRSYVFGEADAEQRRIWNLEREAQQAAFDAVRPGLPCGAIDAAARAVLEGAGLGPDYALPGLPHRTGHGIGLSIHEAPYLVRGDNTPLEPGMCFSNEPMIVVPDRFGVRLEDHFHVTETGAAWFTPPSVAIDQPFA, encoded by the coding sequence ATGACTCAGCAGATTGGCGGTTCCGACGCCGCCACCGAACTTGCCGCGCTGAAACGCTGGAGCGATCCGGCTCCGGCCATTACCCCGATCGAATATCGGGCGCGCATGGACAAGGCGCGCGCACTGATGGCGGAAGAAGGACTGGACGCGCTCCTGATCGACGCGGGCGCCAGCCTTGCCTATTATGCGGGCGTGCCCTGGGGCGCGAGCGAGCGGCTGGTGGCGATGCTCCTGCCCGTCGCGGGCGAGCCGATCCTGATCTGCCCGCGTTTCGAGCGGGGGTCGCTGGAGGCCGATCTCAAGATCGCCGCCGCCGACCTGCGCTTGTGGGAGGAGGATGAAAGTCCCGCCGCCCTGGTCGCCGACGCGCTGCGCACGCTGGGCGTGGCGCGTCTGGGTATTGATCCCGCCATGGCCTTCCTGTTCGTCGAGCGCATCCGTCAGGTCGCGCCCGATGTGACCTTGGTCGCCGCATCGGGCGTGATCGACGGATGCCGCCGCTGTAAGACGCCCGCCGAACTGGCCCTGATGCAGCAGGCCAAGTCGATGACGTTGGAGGTGCATCGCCGTACCGCCCGCATCCTGCGCGCAGGCATCACCGCCACCGAGGTGAAGCGCTTCATCGAGGCCGCGCATCGCGCGCTGGGCGCATCGGGCAACAGCTTTTGCATCGTTCAGTTCGGGCGCTCCACCGCCTATCCGCATGGCCTGCCAGGCGAAAGCGTTCTGGCCGAAGGCGACATGGTGCTGATCGACACGGGCTGCACCATCGGCGGCTATCATTCGGATATCACCCGTTCCTATGTCTTTGGCGAAGCGGATGCGGAGCAGCGGCGCATCTGGAATCTGGAGCGTGAGGCGCAGCAGGCGGCGTTCGACGCAGTGCGGCCCGGCCTGCCCTGTGGCGCGATCGACGCCGCCGCACGCGCCGTGTTGGAGGGCGCCGGCCTTGGCCCCGACTATGCGCTGCCCGGCCTGCCGCATCGTACCGGCCACGGCATCGGCCTGTCGATCCATGAGGCGCCCTATCTGGTGCGCGGCGACAATACGCCGCTGGAGCCGGGTATGTGCTTTTCCAACGAGCCGATGATCGTCGTGCCCGACCGGTTCGGCGTCAGGCTGGAGGATCATTTCCATGTAACGGAAACGGGCGCCGCCTGGTTCACGCCTCCCTCGGTGGCGATCGACCAGCCCTTCGCCTGA
- a CDS encoding family 43 glycosylhydrolase yields the protein MTISRRDAMTAALAGSAFALGSGQTAIAAPAAIPADWKRGFDNQRIADLGDGRFLNPLISGDRSDPAILKDGADYYMTFSTFDSYPGITIWHSRDLINWRPRGAALHRNIGSVWAVSLEKHKGRYFIYIPVKAEPNSIFVIHADTIDGPWSEPIDLKLHDHIDPCHAVGEDGSRWLFLSGGDRIRLSDDGLSTVGAVEHVYDPWRYPDTWDVEGFSPEGPKIHRHGGWFYMLTAVGGTAGPPTGHMVIAARSRSIHGPWEQHPGNPLVRTQSLDERWWSRGHASLVEGPDKSWWAVYHGYENGLWTLGRQTLLDPVEWTADGWFRMTGGDLSQPLPKPRGGQAVPHGMALSDDFSTLELGAKWNFFRPAPDEASRARVEKGALVLKGRGSAPVDSFPLLLIAGDPAYEFQCDIEIAPGGTAGMLLFYDDKLYCGLGFDEKRFVTHQYGIERGRPANPHGRRLTMKVTNRHHIISYHLSADGGRTWNRFDRGMEVSGYHHNVRGGFLMLRPGLYAAGPGEARFRDFRFRAL from the coding sequence ATGACGATCAGCCGCCGCGACGCCATGACCGCCGCCTTGGCCGGAAGCGCCTTCGCGCTAGGAAGTGGACAGACGGCGATCGCAGCACCGGCAGCCATTCCGGCCGACTGGAAGCGCGGGTTCGACAATCAGCGCATCGCCGATCTGGGCGACGGACGCTTTCTCAATCCGTTGATCTCCGGCGACCGGTCCGATCCCGCCATCCTGAAGGACGGCGCGGATTATTACATGACCTTCTCCACCTTCGACAGCTATCCCGGCATCACCATCTGGCACAGCCGCGACCTTATCAACTGGCGGCCGCGCGGCGCTGCGCTGCATAGGAATATCGGATCGGTCTGGGCGGTGAGCCTGGAAAAACATAAGGGCCGCTATTTCATCTACATCCCGGTGAAGGCCGAACCGAACAGCATCTTCGTCATCCATGCCGACACTATCGACGGGCCATGGAGCGAGCCGATCGACCTCAAGCTGCACGACCATATCGATCCCTGCCATGCGGTAGGAGAGGATGGCAGCCGATGGCTGTTCCTATCGGGCGGCGATCGTATCCGCCTGTCCGATGACGGACTGTCGACGGTCGGCGCGGTCGAGCATGTCTATGACCCCTGGCGCTATCCCGACACATGGGATGTGGAGGGATTTTCGCCCGAGGGGCCGAAGATCCATCGTCATGGAGGCTGGTTCTACATGCTGACCGCCGTGGGCGGGACGGCCGGGCCGCCGACCGGGCATATGGTGATCGCCGCGCGATCCCGCTCCATCCATGGCCCGTGGGAACAGCATCCGGGCAATCCGCTGGTGCGAACCCAAAGCCTGGACGAACGCTGGTGGTCACGCGGCCATGCCAGCCTGGTCGAAGGGCCGGACAAGAGCTGGTGGGCGGTCTATCATGGCTATGAAAATGGCCTGTGGACATTGGGACGGCAGACCTTGCTCGATCCGGTCGAATGGACAGCGGACGGCTGGTTTCGCATGACGGGTGGCGACCTGTCGCAGCCCTTGCCCAAGCCGCGCGGCGGACAGGCGGTGCCGCATGGCATGGCGTTGTCGGACGATTTCAGCACCTTGGAGCTGGGTGCAAAATGGAATTTCTTTCGCCCCGCGCCGGACGAGGCGAGCCGGGCGCGCGTGGAGAAAGGCGCGTTGGTGCTGAAGGGGCGAGGCAGCGCGCCGGTCGATTCATTCCCCCTGCTGCTGATCGCGGGCGATCCGGCCTATGAGTTCCAGTGCGATATCGAGATCGCGCCGGGCGGGACGGCGGGGATGCTGCTCTTCTACGACGACAAGCTCTATTGCGGACTAGGCTTCGACGAAAAGCGTTTCGTCACGCATCAGTATGGCATCGAGCGCGGGCGGCCCGCCAATCCGCATGGCCGCCGCCTGACGATGAAAGTGACCAATCGCCACCATATCATTTCCTATCACCTGTCGGCCGATGGCGGGCGGACATGGAACCGGTTCGACCGGGGCATGGAAGTGTCGGGCTACCATCATAATGTGCGCGGCGGATTCCTGATGCTGCGACCGGGCCTCTATGCCGCCGGGCCGGGCGAGGCGCGCTTCCGCGATTTCCGCTTCCGCGCGCTCTGA
- a CDS encoding TonB-dependent receptor produces the protein MAMALTSPALAQDTAAAQSADNAEVADIVVTGFRQSLGAAINLKRQSVGSVDAIVAEDIAKFPDQNLAESLQRIPGISIQRDGGEGRAITVRGLGAQFTRVRVNGLETVATSTDGASSNRDRAFDFNVFASELFSSLVVHKTAEASLDEGSLGAVVDLNTGNPLAGKDGFTFVGSATGSYNDLSKKMGPRLAGLLSWKSPDGQWGVALSAAYSKLDTKQMGNNTVRWSQARFDSVDGAPCFTRSATDSTGVANSGGVYTVGRSAACDKAALAFHPRIPRYGEIAQERERLGITGSIQWAPSDATKVSIDGLFSRFRETREEKWGEVLLRSNERSIDVVNPVYDSNNNMVSATLNDAWVRTEHYLRKSQTKFYQLGGTWDQDVSDSFRFTLLGGFSKSDASIPVETTLVFDDRDAQGYSYDYSNMRRPVLTFGTSVTDPANFQLAEIRDRPSSTINKFRTAQLRTEWDVTDGFTVKTGAVYRRFSFDTEGFTRDTIVCGNGGVDRVLGTVNCSPSSAFGPSAIYGLPVTSALSELFTLKGAGAPAGTTTQWLVPNLATGTDYTKLYERALTVDAGNTRGVVEKTTGGYIQFDAKGEIFGLEYAANAGIRYVKTDQSSTGLNNGQWVGVSRSYEDWLPAVNVALFPHRDIIIRASVADVMTRPSLGNLTPGGSVDGFNYRVSFGNPFLNPFRATAYDLAVEWYFAPQSIFSVAAFKKDVQSFPISQTITGTFAATGLPLSVIPPSSPAAIQPERAEGWAISTIVNGSGASLKGIELSVQAPFTFLPGFLSHFGGIVNATFVDSSANYTVSGPAVVPGGGNIAAVRNATLFGLSKRAFNGTLYYEDEKFSARVSASYRSKYIDQNSGTGNVFEGYNSTVNVDASVRYKLTDWIELSLEGINLTDDYRDRYTDLDANRNYEQLHFGRTIQVGARFKL, from the coding sequence ATGGCCATGGCGCTGACCAGCCCGGCTCTGGCGCAGGATACCGCCGCTGCACAAAGCGCGGATAATGCGGAAGTTGCCGACATTGTGGTGACCGGTTTCCGCCAGTCGCTGGGCGCGGCCATCAATCTGAAACGCCAGTCTGTAGGATCGGTCGACGCGATCGTGGCGGAGGATATCGCCAAGTTTCCTGACCAGAACCTCGCTGAATCGCTCCAGCGCATTCCGGGCATCTCGATCCAGCGCGACGGCGGCGAAGGGCGCGCCATCACGGTACGTGGCCTGGGCGCGCAATTCACCCGCGTTCGTGTGAACGGATTGGAGACGGTCGCGACCTCGACCGATGGCGCCAGTTCGAACCGCGACCGCGCCTTTGATTTCAACGTCTTCGCGTCGGAACTATTCAGTTCGCTGGTAGTACACAAGACCGCCGAGGCATCTCTGGACGAAGGCTCCCTGGGCGCGGTGGTCGACCTCAACACCGGCAATCCGCTGGCGGGGAAGGACGGTTTTACCTTCGTGGGTTCCGCGACCGGCTCCTATAACGACCTCAGCAAGAAAATGGGGCCGCGTCTGGCGGGTCTGCTGTCGTGGAAGTCACCCGACGGTCAATGGGGCGTGGCGCTGTCGGCGGCCTATTCGAAACTCGACACCAAGCAGATGGGCAATAACACGGTGCGCTGGTCGCAGGCGCGGTTCGACAGCGTCGATGGCGCGCCCTGTTTCACAAGGAGTGCAACGGACAGCACCGGTGTCGCCAATAGTGGGGGCGTCTATACTGTCGGCCGGTCGGCGGCATGCGACAAAGCAGCGCTCGCCTTTCACCCGCGCATTCCGCGCTATGGCGAGATCGCGCAGGAACGCGAGCGTTTGGGTATCACCGGATCGATCCAGTGGGCACCGTCGGACGCAACCAAGGTTTCGATCGACGGCCTCTTCTCCCGCTTCCGCGAGACGCGCGAGGAGAAATGGGGCGAAGTGCTGCTGCGTTCCAATGAGCGGTCGATCGACGTGGTGAACCCGGTCTATGACAGCAACAACAATATGGTTTCGGCGACGCTGAACGACGCCTGGGTGCGTACCGAACATTATCTGCGCAAGTCGCAGACCAAATTCTACCAGTTGGGCGGCACCTGGGACCAGGATGTGAGCGACAGCTTCCGCTTCACCCTGCTAGGCGGCTTCTCCAAGTCCGACGCGTCGATCCCGGTCGAAACCACTTTGGTCTTCGATGATCGCGACGCGCAAGGCTATAGCTATGATTATAGCAATATGCGCCGCCCGGTGCTGACATTCGGTACCAGCGTCACCGATCCGGCCAATTTCCAGCTTGCTGAAATCCGCGACCGGCCGTCCTCGACCATCAACAAGTTCCGCACGGCACAGTTGCGCACCGAATGGGACGTGACCGACGGATTTACCGTGAAAACGGGCGCAGTTTATCGCCGCTTCTCTTTCGATACCGAAGGCTTTACCCGCGACACGATCGTGTGCGGGAATGGCGGCGTCGACCGGGTGCTGGGCACAGTGAACTGTTCGCCCAGCAGTGCCTTCGGGCCGTCCGCCATCTATGGCTTGCCGGTAACGTCGGCGTTGTCGGAACTGTTTACCTTGAAGGGGGCGGGCGCACCGGCGGGTACGACGACGCAGTGGCTGGTCCCCAATCTGGCGACAGGGACAGACTATACCAAATTATATGAGCGTGCGCTGACGGTTGATGCGGGTAACACCCGTGGCGTGGTTGAAAAAACCACCGGCGGCTATATCCAGTTCGACGCCAAGGGCGAGATTTTCGGCCTGGAATATGCCGCCAATGCCGGTATCCGCTATGTGAAGACCGACCAGAGTTCGACCGGCCTTAACAACGGCCAATGGGTCGGCGTGTCGCGCTCTTATGAAGACTGGTTGCCGGCGGTAAACGTTGCCCTGTTCCCACATCGCGACATTATCATTCGCGCATCGGTGGCGGATGTGATGACCCGGCCTAGCCTGGGCAATCTGACGCCGGGCGGTTCTGTCGATGGCTTCAACTATCGCGTCAGCTTCGGCAATCCTTTCCTCAACCCGTTCCGGGCAACGGCATACGACCTGGCGGTTGAATGGTATTTCGCGCCACAGTCGATCTTTTCGGTCGCGGCGTTCAAGAAGGATGTGCAGAGCTTCCCGATCAGCCAGACGATCACCGGCACCTTCGCCGCGACCGGTTTGCCGCTGTCGGTGATCCCGCCCAGTTCGCCCGCCGCGATCCAGCCCGAGCGCGCCGAAGGCTGGGCGATCAGCACGATCGTCAACGGCAGCGGCGCCAGCCTGAAGGGGATAGAGTTGTCGGTGCAGGCGCCTTTCACCTTCCTGCCCGGTTTTCTGTCGCATTTCGGCGGCATAGTGAACGCCACCTTCGTGGATTCGAGCGCCAACTATACAGTGTCGGGACCGGCGGTGGTGCCGGGCGGCGGCAATATCGCGGCGGTACGCAACGCCACGCTGTTCGGCCTGTCGAAGCGGGCGTTCAACGGTACGCTCTATTATGAGGACGAGAAATTCTCCGCCCGCGTGTCGGCCAGCTATCGCAGCAAATATATCGACCAGAATAGCGGCACGGGTAACGTGTTCGAAGGCTATAACAGCACGGTCAATGTCGACGCGTCGGTTCGCTACAAGCTGACCGACTGGATCGAGTTGTCGCTGGAGGGCATCAACCTGACGGACGATTATCGCGACCGCTACACCGACCTGGACGCCAATCGGAACTATGAGCAATTGCATTTCGGCCGCACCATTCAGGTGGGCGCGCGGTTCAAGCTGTAA
- a CDS encoding pectate lyase, producing MARPLLPLLIAALAFSAPAHAAPAKADGAQLAFPGAVGWAATTPGGRGGRIIRVTTLAPDGPGSFKAAVEAKGPRIIVFEVAGIIDMGRQTLKISEPYVTIAGQTAPSPGITLIKTGIDIATHDVVIRHIRVRTGVDGQPKLSGWEADAMSTVAAHHVIIDHCTFTWAIDENMSASGPRFEGKTPEEWRQHTSHAITFSYNIAAEGLANASHPKGEHSKGSLIHDNASEILIYRNLYAHNVERNPLVKGGGQVELINNILYDPGERAVHYNLMALEWGDHPYQTGKISAVGNVLRGGVSTAAGLPFLTLGGDGNLDYHGKDNIAVDKFGQPLPMFGRYGETRAKLNELDAPPVWWPGTQILPVREVETHVLAHAGARPWDRDADDLRVLFFVAEGRGEIIDDEKEVGGYPKMAETHAPFVAADWNLDTMEPKSGRYPGQKAEIAEHLSDRDKMMRQGENAGEKK from the coding sequence ATGGCTCGCCCCCTATTGCCACTGCTGATTGCCGCCCTGGCTTTTTCCGCCCCTGCTCACGCCGCCCCGGCCAAGGCTGACGGCGCGCAACTCGCCTTCCCCGGCGCGGTCGGCTGGGCCGCGACGACGCCTGGAGGACGTGGTGGGCGCATCATCCGCGTCACCACCCTCGCCCCCGATGGCCCCGGCAGCTTCAAGGCCGCGGTCGAAGCGAAAGGCCCGCGCATCATCGTGTTCGAGGTCGCGGGCATCATCGACATGGGCCGCCAGACGCTGAAGATCAGCGAACCCTATGTCACCATAGCCGGCCAGACCGCCCCTTCCCCCGGCATCACCCTCATCAAGACCGGCATCGATATCGCCACCCACGACGTGGTCATCCGCCACATTCGCGTGCGCACCGGTGTCGACGGCCAACCCAAGCTGAGCGGCTGGGAAGCGGATGCCATGTCCACGGTCGCGGCCCATCATGTCATCATCGACCATTGCACCTTCACCTGGGCGATCGATGAGAATATGTCGGCTTCCGGCCCGCGCTTCGAAGGAAAGACGCCGGAGGAATGGCGCCAGCACACCAGCCACGCCATCACCTTCTCTTACAATATCGCGGCCGAAGGTCTTGCCAACGCCAGCCATCCCAAGGGCGAGCATAGCAAGGGATCGCTGATCCACGACAATGCCAGCGAGATCCTGATCTACCGCAATCTCTACGCTCATAATGTCGAGCGCAATCCGCTGGTGAAGGGTGGCGGCCAGGTCGAACTGATCAACAATATCCTCTATGATCCGGGCGAACGCGCGGTCCATTATAATCTCATGGCGCTCGAATGGGGCGACCATCCCTATCAAACCGGCAAGATTTCGGCGGTCGGCAATGTTCTGCGGGGCGGCGTGTCGACTGCCGCCGGCTTGCCCTTTTTGACGCTCGGCGGCGACGGCAACCTCGACTATCATGGCAAGGACAATATCGCCGTCGACAAATTCGGTCAGCCGCTTCCCATGTTTGGCCGCTATGGCGAAACCCGCGCCAAATTGAACGAACTTGATGCCCCACCCGTCTGGTGGCCCGGCACCCAGATCTTGCCCGTGCGGGAGGTTGAAACCCATGTTCTCGCTCATGCCGGGGCTCGCCCGTGGGACCGCGACGCCGACGACCTGCGCGTCCTCTTCTTCGTCGCCGAAGGGCGTGGCGAAATCATCGATGACGAGAAGGAAGTCGGCGGTTATCCAAAGATGGCCGAAACCCACGCGCCCTTTGTCGCGGCCGACTGGAATCTGGATACGATGGAGCCAAAATCGGGCCGCTATCCAGGCCAGAAAGCGGAGATTGCCGAACATCTGTCCGATCGTGACAAGATGATGCGCCAAGGCGAAAATGCGGGAGAGAAGAAATGA
- a CDS encoding cupin domain-containing protein gives MNLALLLVAAATTSSAPPMAIIDENSVRREEPTPHGQIGMSTAYRISDAVPQPRRMEFRKRILHVGSAIGLHPIAHDEVYYVLSGVGEVTSDGETRPLTAGMTAYLYDGAVVGIKQMGAEPLALIISYPVKP, from the coding sequence ATGAACCTTGCTCTGCTCCTTGTCGCCGCAGCGACCACGTCCAGCGCGCCGCCCATGGCGATAATCGATGAAAACAGCGTGCGCCGTGAGGAGCCGACGCCTCACGGCCAGATCGGTATGAGCACGGCCTATCGCATCAGCGACGCCGTGCCCCAGCCCCGTCGCATGGAATTTCGCAAGCGCATCCTGCATGTCGGCTCCGCAATCGGCCTCCATCCCATCGCCCATGATGAGGTTTACTATGTCCTCTCCGGCGTCGGTGAAGTGACATCGGACGGCGAAACCCGCCCCCTGACAGCCGGCATGACGGCCTATCTCTATGACGGCGCGGTTGTCGGTATCAAGCAGATGGGCGCGGAGCCGCTGGCGCTGATTATCTCATACCCAGTAAAGCCGTAG